From the genome of Novosphingobium sp. P6W:
CGAGGTCTTGTAGAGGTTCTTCAGCACGTTGGTCGCATCGAGCACGACGGTGAAGTCCGGATTGATCTCATAGGAGAACGAGAGGTCAAGGTTGCTGAGCGCCCCGTTCGTGATGAAATTCGGATTGACCCCGGTGAAGTGAAGCCCGGCATTGTACTTGTCGCGCCACACGTAGGACGCGCGGCCAGAGAAACCGCCCTTCTCGTAGATCAGCGTTGCGGTGGCGGAGTATTTCGAGACGTTCTGGAACGGAATGTCGAGATATCCGGTGACGCCGGGAAGCGGCGAGAGCGCCTTGTTCTTTCCGTCGATGTACGTGCCGTTGGCACTCAGGCCGATGCCGTCGAGCCAGGCGGGCAGGCCTTTGGGGAACAACGTGACGCCGCCCTCGATCCCCTGGATCTTCCCCGAGCCCGAGTTCTCGGGGCGGGTAATCTGGTAGACCCCGTTGTCGGCACCTAGGTAGTCGATGTCGAAGTTGCTCGTCACCGACTGGATGAAGCCCGACACATCGCGGCGGAACAGCGTCGCGGTGATCGAACTGGAACGGTCGATGTACCATTCCACCGACAGGTCGTAGTTGTCCGAGCGGATCGGCTTCAGGTCGGCATTGCCGCTGGTGCCGCGTCCGAACGGCTGCTGGCCGGGGATCGGCGGGGTCAGCGTCACCGCCGGATTGAGCTGCGCGAAGCTGGGGCGGGTGATCGTCTTGCTCGCGGCGAAGCGCAGGAACAGGTTGTCCTTCAGCTTGTAGCGCAGCGCCAGGCTCGGCAGCACGTCGGTGCTTTTGTTACGGATCGTCACCGGCGAGGTCGCGCCGCGCAGAACAAGGAATGCGTTCGAGGTGATGTCGGTCTCGATCACGCGCAAGCCGATTTGGCCATCGAGGCGCCCGACCTCAACGTTCGCCTGGAGATAGCCGGCGTAGTTCTTCTCGGTGATGTCGAAGTGCTGCGTGTCCTGGAACGCGGGATCCCCCGCCGCCAGTCCGAAGGTCTGCCGCAGCGCGCCAATGTTGTTCAGCAGGTAGCTGGTCGAGGGTATCGCCCATTGCCGCGCATACGGGCGCGTGCCTTCCATGAAGCCCCCCGGCGTCTGGGTCATCAGGCCGGGGATGCTGTCCGCCTTGATCGTGTAGCACCTGACCGCGCCGGTGGCGGAGCAGTTCACCGTCTGCACGAAGCTGTCGGACTTCGCGTCACGCTTGCTGAGGCGCAGCCCCGCGTCGACCCCTGAGAAGATCAGGAACGGCGAGCGGTAAGATACGTCGCCACGCCATGCCAGTTCCTTGCCATCGCCTACCGTGCGCGTGGTCGAGATGCGCGAGAGGTAATAGCGCGCGGGGTCGGCGATATCGTCGTTCGGCAGCACGAAAGTCGGGGTGCCCGATCCGTTGTTG
Proteins encoded in this window:
- a CDS encoding TonB-dependent receptor translates to MKIGLKLGGMSAIAFLFAHAGGARAQNVLPVEDAAPTAEQAATSPETAANDIIVTGMRASLSSAQNIKRNAQQLVDSVVAEDIGKLPDNNVVEALQRVPGVQVAPRARGESGTVLIRGLPDVVTLVNGRNIFTTTGRSLSLADVPADLVAGVDVYKSRSAQQLEGGIAGLIDVRTRRPFDFKGFQLALAGREVYSEQPDKIDPYVSALLTNRWDTGIGEIGALVSVSFHQTRYRDETIFGGGYFGYNLDNSRAPYTPGVPLDPRGTNPAEPRVFRTDVIGAFDRIGTRKRPAANATLQWAPDDRLTIRADGLFYGFRDEGNGNQNFTSMNGALLSPLQFVDDTKLVQSLSIANGRVAQFGQAYDSKADRYQAALGADWKSGDWTAATEFSYTRSKATDIANNLDVDFIASRTDAVFNNGSGTPTFVLPNDDIADPARYYLSRISTTRTVGDGKELAWRGDVSYRSPFLIFSGVDAGLRLSKRDAKSDSFVQTVNCSATGAVRCYTIKADSIPGLMTQTPGGFMEGTRPYARQWAIPSTSYLLNNIGALRQTFGLAAGDPAFQDTQHFDITEKNYAGYLQANVEVGRLDGQIGLRVIETDITSNAFLVLRGATSPVTIRNKSTDVLPSLALRYKLKDNLFLRFAASKTITRPSFAQLNPAVTLTPPIPGQQPFGRGTSGNADLKPIRSDNYDLSVEWYIDRSSSITATLFRRDVSGFIQSVTSNFDIDYLGADNGVYQITRPENSGSGKIQGIEGGVTLFPKGLPAWLDGIGLSANGTYIDGKNKALSPLPGVTGYLDIPFQNVSKYSATATLIYEKGGFSGRASYVWRDKYNAGLHFTGVNPNFITNGALSNLDLSFSYEINPDFTVVLDATNVLKNLYKTSFDDPKLFSRDTVLYTRTIALGFRAKM